In Rouxiella sp. WC2420, the following proteins share a genomic window:
- the lplT gene encoding lysophospholipid transporter LplT codes for MIKPLGSKFPLMSRGMTAVIVAQFLSAFGDNALLFATLALIKQQLYPDWSQPVLQMAFVAAYIILAPFVGQFADSFAKGRVMMFANGLKLIGALVICFGFNPFLGYGLVGVGAAAYSPAKYGILGEITSGDKLVKANGLMESSTIAAILLGSVAGGALADWHITAALMICGLAYAAAVAANVFIPKLTAARPGQSWDPRRMSSTFFHACRSLWADADTRFSLVGTSLFWGAGVTLRFLLVLWVPVALGISDNTTPTLLNAMVAVGIVFGAGAAARLITLKTVQRCLPAGIGIGVVVVLFALQHSMLNAYVLLALIGVLGGFFVVPLNALLQHLGKETVGAGNAIAVQNLGENTAMLLMLGLYSLVVLVGAPVIAIGVGFGVVFALAIAALWAWQIKQKRSRK; via the coding sequence ATGATTAAGCCCCTGGGGAGCAAGTTTCCCCTGATGTCCCGTGGCATGACTGCGGTTATCGTCGCGCAGTTTTTATCCGCCTTTGGTGATAACGCCTTGCTGTTCGCGACGCTGGCTCTGATCAAACAGCAGCTTTATCCCGACTGGAGCCAGCCAGTGCTGCAAATGGCCTTTGTGGCTGCCTATATTATTCTTGCGCCATTTGTTGGCCAGTTTGCCGACAGCTTTGCCAAGGGCAGGGTGATGATGTTTGCCAACGGGTTGAAACTCATTGGCGCGTTGGTAATTTGCTTTGGCTTTAACCCATTCCTGGGATACGGGCTGGTTGGCGTTGGCGCTGCGGCCTATTCTCCGGCCAAATACGGCATTCTCGGGGAAATCACCTCCGGCGATAAGCTGGTCAAGGCCAACGGTCTGATGGAGTCCTCGACCATCGCGGCAATCCTGCTGGGATCGGTCGCGGGCGGCGCTCTGGCCGACTGGCATATCACGGCGGCCCTGATGATTTGCGGGCTGGCCTATGCGGCTGCCGTGGCGGCCAACGTGTTTATTCCCAAACTCACGGCGGCACGCCCGGGGCAATCCTGGGATCCTCGCCGCATGTCATCGACCTTTTTCCACGCCTGCCGCTCACTGTGGGCCGATGCCGACACGCGTTTCTCTCTGGTTGGCACTAGTTTGTTCTGGGGAGCGGGGGTGACATTGCGATTCCTGCTGGTGCTGTGGGTGCCGGTAGCATTGGGGATTAGCGATAACACTACACCTACTCTGCTAAACGCGATGGTCGCCGTGGGAATAGTCTTTGGTGCCGGTGCTGCAGCACGTTTGATAACCTTGAAAACGGTGCAGCGTTGTCTGCCTGCGGGTATCGGCATTGGCGTTGTGGTGGTGCTATTTGCCCTGCAACACAGCATGCTGAATGCTTATGTTCTGCTGGCACTGATTGGCGTGCTCGGCGGCTTCTTCGTGGTGCCATTAAATGCTCTATTGCAGCATTTAGGCAAAGAGACTGTCGGCGCGGGCAATGCGATTGCCGTGCAAAATCTTGGTGAAAATACCGCGATGCTACTGATGTTGGGGCTTTACTCGCTGGTGGTATTGGTGGGAGCGCCGGTTATTGCTATCGGCGTCGGCTTCGGCGTGGTATTCGCGCTGGCGATTGCGGCTCTATGGGCTTGGCAGATTAAACAAAAACGCAGCAGAAAGTAA
- a CDS encoding NADP(H)-dependent aldo-keto reductase yields MQYHRIPHSSLEVSVLGLGTMTYGEQNSEAEAHQQLDYAVAAGINLIDTAEMYPVPPRPETQGLTESYIGSWIKARGNREKIILASKVAGPSRGNDASIRPGQVLDRKNIRAALDASLKRLNTDYLDLYQLHWPQRPTNFFGKLGYTYSEDNSAVTLLETLEALNEQVRAGKIRYIGVSNETPWGVMRYLQLAEKHDLPRIVSIQNPYSLLNRSFEIGLAEISQHEGVELLAYSSLAFGTLSGKYLNGAKPAGARNTLFSRFTRYSSAQSEAAIAEYVGLAKKLNLDPSQMALAFVRQQPFVASTLLGATTLEQLKINIDSQDLTLDEEVINSLEAIHKRFTIPAP; encoded by the coding sequence ACCAGCAACTCGATTACGCCGTTGCGGCAGGGATCAACCTGATTGATACTGCAGAAATGTATCCTGTCCCTCCGCGTCCGGAAACTCAGGGTTTGACTGAAAGCTACATCGGCAGTTGGATTAAGGCGCGCGGCAATCGTGAAAAAATTATCCTTGCCAGTAAAGTAGCAGGACCTTCACGAGGCAATGATGCGTCGATTCGCCCAGGGCAGGTGCTGGATCGCAAAAACATTCGTGCGGCGCTGGATGCCAGCCTGAAACGTCTTAATACCGACTACCTTGACCTGTACCAGTTACACTGGCCCCAGCGCCCGACCAATTTCTTCGGCAAGCTTGGCTACACCTACAGCGAAGACAACTCGGCGGTAACCCTGCTGGAAACTCTCGAGGCACTGAACGAGCAGGTGCGTGCCGGTAAAATCCGCTATATCGGTGTGTCAAACGAGACGCCCTGGGGTGTGATGCGTTATCTGCAGCTGGCAGAAAAACATGATTTACCACGCATTGTCTCCATCCAAAACCCTTACAGCTTGCTGAACCGCAGCTTTGAGATTGGTTTGGCGGAAATTAGCCAGCACGAAGGGGTCGAACTGTTGGCTTACTCAAGCCTGGCATTTGGTACGCTGAGCGGCAAATATCTGAATGGCGCAAAACCGGCAGGCGCGCGTAATACGCTGTTTAGCCGCTTTACCCGTTATTCTTCAGCCCAGTCGGAAGCAGCGATTGCCGAATACGTCGGATTGGCGAAAAAGCTGAATCTGGATCCTTCGCAAATGGCGCTGGCATTTGTTCGCCAACAGCCATTTGTTGCCAGCACTCTGCTGGGTGCAACCACGCTGGAACAGCTGAAGATTAACATCGACAGCCAGGACTTGACGCTGGACGAAGAAGTGATTAATTCACTGGAAGCCATCCACAAGCGCTTTACCATTCCTGCGCCATAA